The Mycobacteriales bacterium DNA segment GCCAGGCAGGTCGGGCCGAGGAGGGCCTTGAGGTCGCCCATCAGCGCCGGTGTCGCCGCCACCCGGAACCCGTCCGCGACCCGCAGCGCGGTCCGCCGCTCCCCGTTGACCAGCTGCAACTGCACCTCGGTCGTGCCGGGGTGGGTGGAGAGCACCTCGCGCAGCCGCTCCACCACCGGCGGCGTGCACCGGGCCGCCTGCAGCGAGACCACCACCGGCCCCCGCGGCCCCTCGGACAGGTCCGGTACGGACAGGTCGGACGCGATCAGCTTCGCCACGTCCTCGCGCCGGTCGACCCGCCCCTTGACCACGACGATCGCGTCCTCGGCCACGTTGACCGCCACCTGCGCGTACGTCTGCGGGAAGAAGAGGACCTCGACCGAGCCCTCCAGGTCCTCCAGCACCGCGGACGCCCAGGGCGAGCCGGTCTTGTTCACCCGGCGCAGCACCGAGGACAGGATCCCGGCCAGGATGATCTGCTGCCCGTCCCCGACCTGGTCGGTGTGCAGCGCACCGATGGTCAGCTCGGAGTGCGCGGCGAGCACGTGCTCGACGCCGAGCAGCGGGTGGTCGGAGACGTAGAGCCCGAGCATCTCCCGCTCGAAGGCGAGCTTGCCCATCTTGTCCCACTCGCCCTGCGGCACGGTGACCGCGAAGACCGCGTCCATCACGTCGTCGCCGCCGGAGTCGGAGTCGCCGAACAGGTCGAACTGCCCGGTCGCCTCGACCTTCTTCGCGGCCAGGAAGCTGTCCACGGCCTGGTCGAAGACCTGGATGA contains these protein-coding regions:
- a CDS encoding OB-fold nucleic acid binding domain-containing protein, with product IQVFDQAVDSFLAAKKVEATGQFDLFGDSDSGGDDVMDAVFAVTVPQGEWDKMGKLAFEREMLGLYVSDHPLLGVEHVLAAHSELTIGALHTDQVGDGQQIILAGILSSVLRRVNKTGSPWASAVLEDLEGSVEVLFFPQTYAQVAVNVAEDAIVVVKGRVDRREDVAKLIASDLSVPDLSEGPRGPVVVSLQAARCTPPVVERLREVLSTHPGTTEVQLQLVNGERRTALRVADGFRVAATPALMGDLKALLGPTCLAG